The Plasmodium knowlesi strain H genome assembly, chromosome: 4 genome window below encodes:
- a CDS encoding cysteine protease, putative, whose amino-acid sequence MIKRPVALILILAFLTSANVTICETNKVDNVTQGGNGGISGGDSNSSPPSKNNPPNDGSKNNETAFPTKTISFNMPSNLEGAGSKNDSAKSTDEAGARTDGSLPSSTNATEKSNTSSGKEAEHTDISSGEREKTEPSTNEVAGEGHQTAVAMFEGNKTKSNGSLDGSMQVESALLKNYKGIKVTGPCGSYFRVYLVPHILIYALTKNSIIQIESLFDDNTRIDFEYADNMVNKCEEGKNFKLILYLKDNILTLKWNVLPSLSADDSDSTTKADVRKYKLPSLERPFTSIQVYTADAKEGIIETKNYALGADIPDKCNAIATDCFLNGNINIDKCYQCTLLVQNSEQNSEECFNYVSKDLQNQHNNAKVKGQDDLNPKEYELTESIDIILKNIYKVDKVKKKKVLIGMDDLDDVLKVELLNYCKLLKEMDVKGTLDNLDLGDEIDIFNNMIRLLSMHPKENIITLQDKLRNTAICLKNVDDWIENKRGLLLPDEDESSSLAKNPTQVDKEDESDEEEDHVKESELLNQDMYRKDKDGTIDLVKAGKELKLRSPYFKNSKYCNYEYCDRWKDKTSCISNIEVEEQGNCGLCWIFASKLHLETIRCMRGYGHFRSSALYVANCSRRNRKDICEVGSSPTEFLQIVRDTGFLPLESDHPYLHKNAGNECPKIKENWINLWGNSKLLSHKMYGHFMVYKGLISYQSRHFKDNMHIFIDLVKREVQNKGSVIIYIKTKDVIGYDFNGNGVQSLCGDKTPDHGANIVGYGNYINVNGEKRSYWLIRNSWGYYWGNEGTFKVDMHGPPGCKYNFIHTAVVFKVNLGAVDIPNKDVDLNHTYFPKHNADFFHSLYFNNYDDEADNQKKIFPKYRNMDYSGSGYKWKKVSKKWQISGQDEDITEGASSEETSSNDSSVAPKTAKPSPSAEKKIQILHVLKHIDKAKIMRGLVKYENISETQNDHSCARAHSKNPEKIEECKLFCEENWNNCKNHYSPGYCLSKLYSGSNCYFCYV is encoded by the exons atgataaaacgACCCGTGGcccttattcttattttaG CCTTTTTGACTAGTGCAAATGTCACCATATGCGAAACGAATAAAGTAGACAATGTTACCCAGGGGGGTAACGGAGGAATAAGTGGAGGTGACAGTAACTCCTCCCCTCCTTCGAAAAACAATCCTCCAAATGATGGATCAAAAAATAATGAGACAGCCTTTCCAACTAAAACTATATCGTTTAATATGCCCTCCAATTTGGAAGGCGCGGGGTCTAAGAATGATAGTGCGAAGAGTACAGATGAAGCGGGAGCTAGAACAGATGGCTCTCTCCCATCGAGCACCAACGCTACCGAAAAAAGTAACACCTCCAGTGGCAAAGAAGCCGAGCACACAGATATTTCTTCAGGCGAACGTGAAAAGACGGAACCATCCACCAATGAAGTAGCAGGGGAAGGTCACCAAACAGCAGTAGCCATGTTCGAAGGAAATAAAACCAAATCGAATGGCTCCCTTGACGGCTCAATGCAAGTAGAATCAGCCTTATTAAAAAACTACAAGGGGATAAAAGTAACAGGTCCATGCGGTTCCTACTTTCGAGTGTATCTAGTACCGCACATACTAATCTATGCTTTAACAAAGAACTCTATTATTCAAATAGAGTCTCTCTTCGATGATAACACCAGGATAGACTTTGAATACGCCGATAATATGGTGAATAAGTGCGAGGAGGGAAAGAACTTCAAGCTGATTCTCTACTTGAAGGATAATATCTTGACGCTCAAGTGGAATGTGCTTCCATCCTTATCGGCTGATGACTCGG ATTCTACGACCAAGGCGGACGTGCGAAAGTACAAACTCCCTTCACTGGAGAGGCCATTCACCTCCATACAGGTGTACACGGCAGACGCGAAGGAAGGGATAATCGAGACTAAAAACTATGCCCTTGGTGCAGACATACCGG ACAAGTGCAATGCCATCGCAACGGATTGCTTTCTAAACGGAAATATAAACATCGACAAGTGCTACCAGTGCACATTGCTCGTTCAGAATAGTGAGCAGAACTCGGAAGAGTGCTTCAACTATGTTTCGAAGGACTTGCAAAATCAGCACAACAATGCAAAAGTGAAGGGACAAGACGATCTAAATCCGAAGGAGTACGAGCTCACTGAATCCATCGATATCATCCTAAAGAACATCTACAAAGTGGATAAggtcaaaaagaaaaaggttctGATTGGTATGGATGACCTAGACGATGTGTTAAAAGTGGAACTCCTAAACTATTGCAAACTTCTAAAAGAAATGGACGTGAAGGGAACTTTAGATAATTTAGACCTAGGAGACGAGATCGACATATTTAACAATATGATTAGATTGCTCAGTATGCACccgaaggaaaatattatcacGTTGCAGGATAAGTTACGCAACACCGCTATATGTTTGAAGAATGTAGATGATTGGATTGAGAACAAGCGAGGATTACTTCTTCCCGATGAGGACGAAAGTTCCTCCCTTGCGAAAAATCCTACGCAAGTAGATAAGGAGGATGAATcagatgaggaggaagatcaTGTAAAGGAAAGTGAACTGCTCAATCAGGACATGTACAGAAAGGATAAAGACGGTACAATCGATTTGGTAAAAGCGGGGAAAGAGTTAAAGTTAAGGTCtccttattttaaaaatagcaAATACTGCAATTACGAGTACTGTGACAGATGGAAAGATAAAACAAGTTGTATTTCGAACATCGAAGTGGAAGAGCAAGGAAACTGTGGACTGTGTTGGATTTTTGCCTCCAAGTTACACTTAGAAACGATCAGGTGTATGAGAGGTTATGGTCATTTCCGTAGCTCCGCTTTATACGTGGCAAACTGCTCGAGAAGGAACCGAAAAGATATCTGTGAAGTTGGTTCTAGTCCAACAGAATTCCTTCAAATAGTGCGTGACACGGGATTTTTACCACTAGAATCTGATCATCCTTATCTCCACAAGAACGCCGGAAATGAATGTCCtaagataaaggaaaattggATCAACCTATGGGGAAATAGCAAGTTATTGTCTCACAAAATGTATGGACACTTCATGGTATACAAAGGATTAATCTCCTATCAAAGCCGACACTTCAAGGataatatgcatatatttatagACCTGGTAAAACGGGAGGTGCAAAATAAAGGCTCCGTAattatttacataaaaaCGAAAGATGTAATTGGATATGACTTTAACGGAAACGGGGTGCAGAGCCTATGTGGTGATAAAACACCTGATCATGGAGCTAACATTGTTGGTTATGGAAATTACATCAATGTGAATGGTGAGAAGAGGTCCTACTGGTTAATTAGAAATAGTTGGGGATACTACTGGGGTAATGAAGGAACGTTCAAGGTAGATATGCATGGTCCACCGGGATGTAAATATAATTTCATCCACACCGCTGTCGTTTTTAAGGTGAATTTGGGTGCAGTTGATATCCCCAATAAAGACGTGGATCTGAACCATACCTACTTCCCTAAACACAACGCAGACTTTTTTCACAGTCTCTATTTTAACAACTACGATGATGAAGCAGATAACCAGAAGAAGATTTTTCCAAAGTATCGAAACATGGATTATAGTGGTAGTGGAtacaagtggaaaaaggtCTCGAAGAAGTGGCAAATTTCAGGCCAAGATGAAGACATCACTGAAGGTGCCTCTTCGGAAGAAACGTCTAGCAATGATTCCAGTGTAGCTCCCAAAACTGCCAAGCCAAGCCCATCcgcagaaaagaaaatacaaatatTGCATGTTCTGAAGCATATTGATAAGGCTAAAATTATGCGAGGATTGGtgaaatatgaaaatataaGCGAGACGCAAAATGATCACAGCTGCGCTAGGGCTCATTCGAAGAACCCAGAAAAGATAGAAGAATGCAAACTGTTCTGTGAGGAAAACTGGAACAACTGCAAGAACCACTACTCTCCTGGCTATTGTCTGTCCAAGTTGTACAGCGGAAGCAATTGCTACTTCTGCTATGTGTGA
- a CDS encoding cysteine protease, putative has product MKINQIAQYVVFTLVAHLVKRVKSNIIINCFGTLHCKICHIAIRNCFLSGTSNLTKCIECEEKYYNIQPCTHHTENFLQISRDKGAFVEMKNHDYLTEAKVDDLISEIVKLSLERQKNAVPETEQTKQDFQKKIMQLCLYSNFSDHYENAKKHTQANAEEVEKHINKIVIMYMNESNNMEHIINSLKNPALCLKDPAEWTKDRAGYKDNDVPSVGIIPERKLFKPYEVKSLMSSLYNYSSNCNRQFCDRFSDPNECENSIRVLNQGTCGNCWAFASSQVISAYRCRKGLGFAEPSIKYVTLCKNKHSNDLEENPFGHYNDNICREGGHLSYYLETLDRTKMLPTSYDVPYNEPIKGVDCPESSDKWANMWEHVNPLTRILNGYLYRGYIKISFHEYAQSGKTDELISLIKDYIIEQGSLFVSMEVNEKLSFDHDGEKVMMNCEYRASPDHALTLIGYGDYLKPNGEKSSYWLIRNSWGSHWGDKGNFKIDMYGPSDCNGAVLCNAFPLFLQMNGDKITKPLPDDLASTDNKTRYDHSYFTRDRNRRASRRYNPNNERDQPNNQEDKDPFDNPNNNDNYDGNDRDWPPFDPFKDYVYPYMDNRKDAERDNGGISDNRSNKIRRTIFKTTLVVNIGDTNFKRNIYMKKKDEYKEQHSCLRTYSLDSQADVSCRNNCDQHIDLCKHYTSIGRCLMRFAPNYKCVYCGM; this is encoded by the exons ATGAAGATAAATCAGATAGCGCAGTACGTGGTGTTCACCCTGGTTGCCCATTTGGTGAAGCGAG TCAAGTCCAATATTATAATCAACTGCTTCGGTACGCTACACTGCAAAATATGCCACATAGCCATACGGAATTGCTTCTTATCAGGGACTAGTAATTTAACAAAATGTATCGAATGCGAGGAGAAGTACTACAACATTCAGCCTTGCACTCACCATACAG AAAATTTCCTCCAGATCTCCAGGGACAAGGGGGCCTTCGTGGAGATGAAGAATCAT GACTACCTGACGGAAGCCAAAGTGGACGATCTCATTTCTGAGATTGTAAAGTTATCACTGGAGAGGCAGAAAAATGCAGTTCCCGAAACAGAACAGACGAAGCAagatttccaaaaaaaaataatgcagcTCTGTTTGTATTCTAATTTTAGCGACCACtacgaaaatgcaaaaaagcaCACACAGGCAAATGCCGAAGAGGTGGAAAAACACATcaacaaaattgttattATGTATATGAACGAGAGTAACAATATGGAGCATATTATTAATTCGCTGAAAAATCCAGCTTTGTGTCTGAAGGATCCAGCAGAATGGACCAAGGACAGGGCTGGCTACAAAGACAACGACGTTCCTTCCGTTGGAATCATACCAGAGCGGAAGTTGTTCAAGCCATACGAGGTGAAGTCGCTGATGAGCTCCCTTTACAATTACTCATCTAACTGCAACCGGCAATTCTGCGACAGATTCTCAGATCCCAATGAGTGTGAAAATAGCATTCGGGTTCTTAACCAGGGCACATG CGGGAATTGTTGGGCCTTCGCCTCCTCGCAGGTGATCTCGGCCTATAGGTGCAGGAAGGGCCTGGGATTCGCGGAGCCCTCCATCAAGTACGTTACGCTCTGTAAAAACAAGCATTCGAATGACTTAGAAGAAAATCCCTTTGGCCACTACAACGATAATATCTGTAGGGAAGGGGGACACCTCTCATATTATTTAGAAACGTTAGACAGAACGAAGATGCTACCTACCTCTTATGACGTCCCATACAACGAACCAATAAAAGGTGTAGATTGTCCAGAGAGCAGTGACAAATGGGCAAATATGTGGGAACATGTGAATCCATTAACTAGAATTCTGAATGGGTACCTTTACCGTGGATACATCAAAATTTCCTTTCATGAATATGCGCAGAGTGGAAAGACTGATGAGCTTATTAGCTTAATCAAGGATTACATAATAGAGCAAGGGTCATTATTCGTGTCCATGGAAGTAAATGAAAAGTTAAGTTTCGACCACGATGGAGAGAAAGTCATGATGAACTGCGAATACAGAGCATCCCCTGATCATGCCTTGACATTAATAGGGTATGGTGATTATTTAAAACctaatggagaaaaaagttCCTACTGGTTGATTAGAAATAGTTGGGGTTCTCACTGGGGTGACAAAGGAAACTTCAAGATCGATATGTATGGTCCTTCCGATTGTAACGGTGCAGTGTTATGCAATGCCTTCCCTCTGTTTCTTCAAATGAATGGAGACAAAATTACCAAGCCACTCCCTGATGATTTAGCATCCACGGACAACAAAACAAGGTATGACCATTCCTACTTCACTAGAGACAGAAACAGAAGAGCTTCCAGAAGATACAATCCGAATAATGAACGGGACCAACCCAATAATCAGGAAGATAAAGACCCATTTGATAACcctaataataatgataattatGATGGCAACGACAGGGATTGGCCACCTTTTGATCCATTCAAGGATTATGTCTACCCCTACATGGATAATAGGAAGGATGCGGAAAGAGACAATGGGGGTATAAGTGACAACCGCAGTAACAAAATCCGTCGCACGATTTTCAAGACCACCCTCGTGGTAAATATTGGGGATACGAACTTCAAGCGGAACATCTACATGAAAA AAAAAGATGAGTACAAGGAACAGCACTCCTGTCTGAGGACCTACTCCCTGGATTCCCAAGCGGACGTATCCTGTAGGAACAATTGTGATCAGCATATTGACCTGTGCAAACATTATACATCCATTGGCAGGTGTCTCATGCGCTTTGCCCCCAACTATAAGTGTGTTTACTGTGGCATGTAA
- a CDS encoding cysteine protease, putative — MVSRFSVLLIICVTLGTYVTRCGGDGPAVTDGGEKFHTVSPSQGGSPDSGAGDLSLSVPGQASQNANSKSNAMETASEGAVSMQVADPSEEDIQVTSALLKNYNGIKITGSCKAHFRVFLAPHLWIYAAAPENKIQLRPNFGPITSIDLGNLINDCKKGANSNFKFVVHTRDNILTLKWKVTGKGESPGNEEDVKKYKLPSLERPFTSIQVHSANAKSKIIESKFYDLGSSMPAKCDLIAMNCFLKGSLDIEQCYHCTLLEKKMNEDSECFKYVSIEAKEFIKKDTPIKAQEEDANSAEHKLIESIEVILKAMYKSDKDYEKKELISLDQVDTNLKKELSNYCQLMKQVDTSGTLKNYKLANEVETYRNLKKMLQMHKEENIITLQDKLRNAAICMKDIDKWIINKRGLTLPDGVTYSEDNTKEYLSEELLKELEKEKSVFDDDVFDKDKNGVIDLNKVPSEMKFKSPYFKKSKYCNNEYCDRWKDKTSCISNIEVEEQGDCGLCWIFASKLHLETIRCMRGYGHFRSSALFVANCSNRDPGERCSVGSNPTEFLQIVKDTGFLPLESDLPYKYTDAKNSCPMNRNKWTNLWGNTKLLYHVRPNLFLKTLGYVSYESKFFRKNIDLFIDMLKREIQNKGSVIIYIKTEDNIDYDFNGKIVHSLCGHKDADHAANIVGYGNYINVNGEKSSYWLIRNSWGYYWGDEGNFKVDMYGPPGCKYNFIHTAVVFKIDLGIVEVPKKAEKPPHNYFAKYVPNFLYNLFFVCFDGGAADDDDIELGQNGKVGAAGGEENAVVDGQAVVAGQTENTLSVASKNGAQPETNGSEVNAASVGKPNIASPMGSQMNAIAPQVGSVASTTNVAPLNVTVREGQHVGGAVTLTPVDNSGEKKIPVTHILKYVKETKMTKTLVNYDSLSEIEDSHSCARTYAKDEVGQEECIQFCLKNWSSCKGHYNPGYCLTKMYTGNNCIFCSV, encoded by the exons ATGGTTTCTCGCTTTTCCGTCCTTTTAATAATAt GTGTGACCCTAGGCACGTATGTAACGCGTTGCGGGGGGGATGGTCCAGCTGTTACCGATGGGGGTGAGAAATTCCACACAGTGAGTCCCTCCCAAGGAGGGAGCCCAGACTCAGGTGCTGGAGACCTATCGTTGTCAGTCCCTGGACAGGCCTCCCAAAATGCAAACTCCAAATCCAATGCCATGGAAACCGCATCTGAAGGTGCAGTATCTATGCAGGTTGCCGATCCTTCAGAGGAGGACATACAGGTAACATCGGCCCTGttgaaaaattataatgGAATCAAAATTACGGGTTCCTGTAAGGCACACTTTAGAGTGTTTCTGGCGCCACATCTATGGATTTATGCGGCAGCGCCTGAGAATAAAATACAGTTGAGGCCGAACTTTGGACCGATAACATCAATAGACTTAGGGAATCTCATCAATGACTGCAAAAAGGGAGCCAACAGCAACTTCAAGTTCGTCGTGCATACCCGTGATAATATCTTGACGCTCAAGTGGAAGGTGACTGGGAAAGGGGAATCTCCAG GAAACGAGGAAGATGTGAAGAAGTACAAACTCCCTTCCCTGGAGAGGCCATTCACCTCCATACAGGTGCATTCGGCCAATGCCAAGTCCAAAATTATTGAGAGCAAATTTTACGACCTTGGCAGCAGCATGCCAG CCAAGTGTGATCTCATAGCCATGAACTGCTTTCTCAAGGGGAGCCTTGATATAGAACAGTGCTACCACTGCACCCTGTtggagaagaagatgaaCGAAGATAGTGAATGCTTCAAGTACGTCTCCATAGAAGCAAAGGAGTTTATCAAGAAAGACACACCAATTAAAGCTCAAGAGGAAGATGCCAACTCTGCTGAACACAAGCTGATAGAATCCATAGAAGTAATACTAAAGGCAATGTACAAATCAGATAAGGATtacgaaaagaaggaactcaTCAGCTTGGACCAAGTGGACACGAATTTGAAGAAAGAGTTATCCAACTATTGTCAACTTATGAAACAGGTGGATACAAGTGGCACccttaaaaattacaaattaGCAAACGAAGTTGAAACGTatagaaatttaaaaaaaatgctacaaatgcataaagaggaaaatattattactcTTCAGGATAAATTGAGGAACGCAGCAATATGTATGAAGGATATAGACAAATGGATTATTAATAAGAGAGGGTTAACATTACCTGATGGTGTCACATACAGTGAAGACAACACAAAGGAGTACCTATCGGAAGAACTCCTCAAAGAAttagagaaagaaaaaagtgttttTGATGATGATGTATTCgataaagataaaaatggagtaaTCGATTTGAATAAGGTTCCTAGCGAAATGAAATTTAAATCtccttattttaaaaaaagtaaatattgTAACAATGAATATTGTGACAGATGGAAAGATAAAACGAGTTGTATTTCGAACATCGAAGTGGAAGAGCAAGGGGATTGTGGACTGTGTTGGATTTTTGCCTCCAAGTTACACTTAGAAACGATCAGGTGTATGAGAGGTTATGGTCATTTCCGTAGCTCCGCTTTATTTGTAGCGAATTGCTCGAATAGAGATCCAGGAGAAAGATGCAGCGTGGGTTCTAATCCAACAGAATTCCTTCAAATTGTTAAGGACACTGGATTTTTACCACTAGAATCTGATCTCCCCTACAAATACACGGACGCAAAGAATTCCTGTCCCATGAACAGAAACAAGTGGACTAACTTATGGGGCAATACCAAGTTGTTGTATCACGTCAGACCCAATTTGTTCCTCAAAACGCTTGGATATGTATCGTACGAAAGCAAGTTCTTTCGAAAAAATATCGATCTCTTCATTGATATGCTGAAGAGAGAGATTCAAAATAAAGGCTCCGTAATTATCTATATAAAAACAGAAGACAATATAGACTACGActttaatggaaaaattgtgcacaGCTTATGTGGACATAAGGATGCAGACCATGCTGCTAACATTGTTGGTTATGGAAATTACATCAATgtgaatggagaaaaaagttCCTACTGGTTGATTAGAAATAGTTGGGGATATTACTGGGGTGATGAAGGCAACTTTAAGGTGGACATGTATGGTCCACCAGGATGTAAGTATAATTTCATCCATACAGCAgttgtttttaaaatagaTTTGGGCATCGTTGAAGTCCCCAAAAAGGCAGAGAAGCCCCCTCAtaattattttgcaaaatacgTTCCTAATTTCTTGTACAACCTGTTCTTTGTTTGTTTCGACGGAGGTGCTgctgatgatgatgatatcGAGCTTGGCCAGAACGGTAAGGTGGGAGCagcagggggggaggaaaatgcTGTAGTCGACGGTCAGGCGGTAGTCGCGGGGCAGACAGAAAATACCTTGTCGGTGGCCTCTAAAAACGGGGCTCAACCCGAAACAAACGGTAGCGAAGTAAATGCAGCATCGGTTGGCAAGCCAAACATTGCATCCCCGATGGGATCACAAATGAATGCAATTGCTCCACAAGTAGGCTCTGTTGCCTCCACCACAAATGTGGCCCCACTTAATGTAACGGTTAGGGAAGGCCAACATGTGGGAGGTGCAGTCACACTCACCCCCGTGGACAATTCaggcgagaaaaaaattcccgtCACGCACATTTTGAAATATGTGAAGGAGACCAAAATGACAAAGACCCTGGTGAATTACGACAGTTTGAGCGAAATTGAAGATTCGCATAGTTGCGCCAGAACCTACGCCAAGGACGAGGTAGGGCAGGAGGAGTGTATCCAATTCTGCCTCAAAAACTGGTCCTCATGTAAGGGGCACTACAACCCTGGTTACTGTTTAACTAAGATGTACACGGGAAATAACTGCATTTTCTGCAGCGTGTAG
- a CDS encoding cysteine protease, putative — protein sequence MKARLSLILILCAVCRECTVRCTDTAINQGQDAVQQPEESLSQDASDNSLPGQPVASPNGADQAEVSQLQEGAVESSSNSADASNPNANADVTDVEGEKAATPSEGSKEGMQVKSSLLKGYKGVKVTGPCSASFLVFFAPYLFIDVDADSSNIYLGTDLNDLEITEKMGKGKDEKNKCQEGKTFKFVAFVVNDHLTIKWKVYDSEDQTPTPNSNVEMKKYKVKNLSGEFTSVQVHSTIQQNGSNVFESKNYALSNDMPEKCDAIAANCFLSGSVYIEKCYRCTLKMEKVNSSDVCYNYIPKVDTPTKEEAPIYDHYLKNSPNLGGSTSNKNIADQEGASTINAAGGVHESVLQGQEAEEKEVKDVAVKAAPEGNPVVTEEKADGQVSTEVPSLPEAKVTEVQSAGTTGGEQPVPAVPEGQAGAPSTTGPDSTSGTSPQPPVVSTQLSHVLKYIKKNKVKMNLITYKNNEAVSSGHDCSRSYSVNPDKYEECVKICEANWSKCENDAVPGFCLYQYAKENECFFCYV from the exons ATGAAGGCTCGCCTTTCCTTAATACTAATTTTAT GTGCCGTGTGCAGGGAATGTACAGTGCGATGCACGGATACTGCTATAAATCAAGGACAGGATGCAGTACAACAACCAGAAGAGAGCTTAAGTCAGGATGCATCTGATAACTCTCTACCGGGCCAACCGGTAGCCTCACCAAATGGAGCGGACCAAGCAGAAGTTTCCCAACTCCAAGAAGGTGCTGTGGAAAGTTCTAGCAATTCTGCTGATGCTTCTAACCCTAATGCAAATGCAGATGTGACAGAcgttgaaggagaaaaggcgGCAACTCCCTCCGAAGGCAGCAAAGAGGGGATGCAAGTAAAATCATCACTTCTGAAAGGATACAAGGGAGTGAAAGTGACAGGGCCATGTAGCGCAAGCTTTCTAGTTTTCTTCGCCCCGTATCTGTTTATCGATGTGGACGCGGACAGTAGTAACATTTACCTGGGAACTGACTTGAACGACCTAGAAATCACAGAAAAGatgggtaaaggaaaagacgaaaaaaataaatgccaAGAAGGAAAGACATTCAAATTTGTTGCGTTCGTTGTAAATGATCACTTGACTATTAAATGGAAGGTGTACGACTCGGAAGATCAGACACCAACCCCAA ATAGCAAtgtggaaatgaaaaagtacaaaGTCAAAAACCTAAGTGGTGAATTTACCTCTGTGCAAGTACACAGCACGATCCAACAAAACGGCTCCAACGTGTTCGAAAGTAAAAACTATGCCTTAAGTAACGACATGCCTG aaaaatgtGATGCCATAGCTGCCAACTGCTTCCTCAGTGGAAGCGTGTATATAGAAAAGTGTTACAGATGCACTcttaaaatggagaaagtgAATTCGTCCGATGTCTGCTACAATTACATTCCCAAAGTGGATACACCTACAAAGGAGGAAGCCCCAATATACGACCACTACTTGAAGAACTCCCCCAATTTGGGAGGCAGCACCTCCAATAAAAACATCGCTGATCAGGAAGGTGCCTCGACAATAAACGCAGCGGGTGGTGTCCACGAATCCGTGCTACAGGGACAGGAAgctgaggagaaggaagtgaaGGATGTTGCCGTGAAAGCTGCTCCTGAAGGCAATCCAGTGGTCACGGAAGAAAAAGCAGATGGACAAGTTTCTACAGaagttccttctttaccGGAGGCGAAAGTAACCGAAGTCCAAAGCGCGGGTACAACGGGAGGTGAACAGCCAGTACCAGCAGTACCGGAAGGACAAGCGGGAGCACCGAGCACGACGGGACCAGATAGCACAAGTGGCACTTCACCCCAACCACCCGTGGTAAGCACCCAACTATCACATGTCCTAAAGtacattaaaaagaataaggtAAAAATGAACCTGATTActtacaaaaataatgaagcTGTCAGCAGTGGACACGACTGCTCGAGATCCTACTCGGTGAATCCAGACAAGTACGAAGAGTGCGTGAAGATATGCGAAGCCAACTGGAGCAAATGTGAAAATGATGCAGTGCCAGGATTCTGTTTATACCAATatgcaaaagaaaatgagTGTTTCTTCTGCTATGTATAA